The sequence TTCTTTGTTGATTCAGTTTCAATGCGTCAATGAAACGACAAACAACAAGAAGACGATGGGGTCAGCAGCTCTGATTTCTGGGATTGGATTTAACTCAGGGTTTTTTCTCATACAGTGACCAGTGaagtctctctctttctgtatCATTTAAGTTCATTCATAGCTCTTGCTGTCTTCGAGGTCTCTTTTCCATGCCAATTTTCCCTTCTGTATGATTGTGTGTGTCTCTGTGTAGCTGTATGTCAGTTGAAATTTGTGTGATTTTTTTTGGATGTTAGGGTTTTGTGAATCTGAAAAACGTTGCTGTTTGATGAGTCGCCTATTGAATTTAATggcattattgatttttttttattttttttattttttttttataatttggggAAACAATTTGGGAAATAGAGTTTGATAAAATTCAGATTTTAGATTCGTTTTGTTAATGTTAGcatttaaatcataatcaaaACCATATGAGATTGTCAAAAAAGTTTGAAGAAACAAGAAATGgcaatgtgtatatatatatatatatataccaatatgACATAGATGATGGTATGTTGTTTGTGTATAGCATTTTACTATTCCTGTTCTGCACAGTCTTATTGTCTGTACTGTCTTGTCCTGTTAGTCTATTCATAATTTTTGCTGTAAGCTTTcttctttctctaaattttggAACTCTTTTTTGCtgctcatttatttttaaatcatttcctgaaacctttttttctttttttctttttttgaatggtATACTCTCTTGCCTTAAGTGAGAAATATACTTCCTTAGGAGAGATTCTGCAGAATCTCTAAGACTTTCCAGAAATGCAGTGGAAACTAATTATGTAATCCTTGTGAGCTTGGCCAATATTGTATCGCATAATTAATGTTTACTCGAACAGGAATCTCTGTGGTTGATCATTTGCAGTGATCTTAACCCATTGCACATGATATTAAGTTAAAGAGATTGCAATGAAAAATTCTATAAAGATTTACTTCTATGGCTTAAATATTGACGCATTGAACATTAAACCTCATCTTgtaatttctttatgtttgtttCAGACCTTTATGAAATTTATGGCATGTTTGACTAATCACAGATTTCATGCAGCTTTTAGTCTGGGGAGGAAAGATTACAAGCGAAGTGAGTCTTAAAATTTTTCTCACCAATTGTGTTATGGAACAAATTTACTTCAAGGCAGTACAAATCTAATGTCTTTCTTTCTGCATTCACGGATTATTGGAAGGTATGTATGTAATAACTCTTTCTAAAGGTTTCAACAAGTATATGGTACCAATCACATTGCATACTTTTGATTGGAACTTGCACACCGTTTATTTCAACTAGGAATCAAAGATTTTCTGGACTACTTTCCCGAGTATTGCTGCAATGATGGGACTGTAAATGAGAGACACAGTGTAATTGGGAAATCTTTCAAAGTTCAGCCTTGGGATGCAAGAGTAGAATTCACTGGTAGTGTAAAGTGTAATTGGGAAATCTTTCAAAATTCAGCCTTGGGATGCAAGAGTAGAATTCACTGGTAGTGTAAAATGTAATGTAGCATAACATAATCTGCTTCCTGAACACATTGCCAAATGTTTGCCAGATGTATCTTAGGCTTGCAAATGATTTAAAAGGAGTACAAATATAAACTTCTTTGGTTAGAATTGATCTctattaattgcatttttcttCTGTTGCTAAATTGTGCATTTTACTGTTCTCACCTTGTTTTTGACATATAAAGTGGTAAGTAGGATTTATCTTTATATTGTCTTTTATTCCTATTTGAATCtgacattatatatatgtatatatattcttttccttttcaattgCAGGCTGGGGATGATACAATACAGTTGTATTACAATTACATCAATGACTTTGAGACTAAAAATCAACCTTCTCAAAAGCTTTACAAACTTAGTGGTTTTAGTTTGTAGCAAGTAGgactaatattttttatgtcTTCTTCCAGTCTGCATatgacatattttttttttttgggttttcaatTGCAGGCTAAGGATGCTGTTATGCAGTTGAATCATAACCTTGTCAAGCTTGCACACTTTGCAATTTTAGTTTCTTGACAGTATTTAGAGGAGAAGCAACCATTAGAACTATCTTGATGGTGTGATTGAGAAGATTGGAGGGACAAGAGAGCAGTTTACGTAAGATGCAAATAGTCACATTCAAACTTGAGCAAGGGGTCCAGATAGAAGATAGAAAAAGTGCACTTGACAGTATGACAGATATTGAtccaattgtttaaaatttGTGTTTGATTCATTTATGTGAAACTGTGCTGTATTTACCATAGGATAATTGATAATGATGAAAGATAATGGTTTGTTGGGTTTGGGAGGAAGAAAGACTGCCGGGATTGCCAagtctcttcctctctctgctGTGGGTGTGGCGTGTGGTGtatctcttcctctctctctttcacttCCTCTTCAATTTCTCTTTGCTCTCTGCTTTCTCTTCATCTCTTTCTCTATTACTTTTTCCCTCTTGAAtgttttctctgttttctaTATCTCTTTCTTTTATCTCTCTGCTTTCTCTTTTACTTTCtctctttgattttctttttctctacttttctCTGTCGATTATTTTCTTCTACTGACTTTGTTAGTTACCCTCTCTGCTTTGTAAtgctttttatcttttcattttcttcttattgcaattcttttctactttctcaaattgatttctttttgCACTTCTAGTTGTAACCCTTATTCATGTTATTGTTATGTGGTAGAATGGTTTATTCCTTAGgccatcaattttatattttatgaaattccaTTTATATCTTGAAaatgaaaccaaaataaatagaaaaggcTATTATGTAatcaactatatataaaattatcttGAGAAAAactactttttattattttcaatatatatatatatatacatttttcttcattaaaaaaatagttatttctaaatatatatatatatatatgtatgtatatatcactttttttttggggaataaaTCACTAATAAGCAACTGAGTTCTTTTTATGGAAAAGGGCAAAGAGAAAATgatcttaaaatatataaatataagatataCCTTTTGTTAACACaactatgaaattttttatgtaatataaGAATGTTTTTTAGTACCAACTGTATTTTTAtggaaaagggaaaaaacaGCAACTTATAATGTTTTTTCTGTAACATAAAACtattataagaatttttttcctaaaaaaatatgaagaaaaaaacacaactaaaatattaccaaaatttaaaagaaagttAATTTTTTCCGGTTTTGTTataaagatattatatttttatttaattcaaataattacattattttattactaatcaAAGTAACGTATTTACAAAATTACCCTTTAAGAAGAAAACTTATTTTTAAAGCTTGTGATTTACAACTTTTGAACAAAACTAAGAAGTAAATTCTTTGGGAAAGACCTAAACTTTCAgacataatttattgaataaatctatttaattcttaaaagtCGTGAAGCTTTTCCAAAAAGCACactaattataattaaactATTTCATTGAGGATATAAATTGgaatttcatgaaatttgatattgataGCTTAATGGAACAAATCATTTTATCCTATGACAGTAGTGTTAAAGGGAGTacaattagaattttttaactagagaaattaaagagagaaattagaGAGAGTGTAGTAGAGAAAGTGTAGATAGTGGAAAGAAAGTGGAGGGAGAGAAACTCTAAGCAAAGGAAGTAGGAGAAAGAGAACGGAGGAaaagtaagaaataaaaattaaggagAAGATTAGTGAGGTAGAGAAGGTGGGGAGAGGGAAGTAGAATTAAAGAGGACAAAAAATAGGGAGGGAGGCTTGTAGTGAGAAATCTAAGAGAGCATGTGGAGAAAGAATGTTAGGAGAACAACACAGGGAGAGGAAGCAGTAGGGAAAGCGCAGAGAGAAATGGGGGAGATAAAGTAGAGAGAGTAGCTAGGGAGGGGGGCAGTTTttgtctttgtattttttttttttttttcggggacaagagttttgataaaaattatcgTGTAATATCTTAAATATGTTTTTACAATACATTAATTTCagtttatattttactttatttttatttcactcTCAACAAAGAATTCAAAATAGCTTAAACAATGCATTCAAAACATTATACCTTACCTCTCAAAATAACCAACATACTTGAGAGAAATTCATGATCCAATTAAGTCGTCTGAATGGTCAACAGCATAGCTGATAATCATTTTGTATTAAACTTGAGCTGAAAATCAACTTCTTTCTCCAAAACTAGTCTAGAAATGCACTTATTTcccacaaacaaaaacaaaaataaaactggaaaaataaaataaaagcattcaACAAAAGCTAGCTCTTTACAAGAGAATTAAAGCTAGTATGATGCATTACTGTTTTAGCACTTCGTAGATACATTGTAACAGAGATGCAAACTGGCTTTTTTATGCAAACTAGTTCGTATGCATTGATTGTACAACAAACTATCTTTGTTTTAGGTACCACCTTACAATATTTCAGATTACCTTCTATCCAGAGGTAACTTTTGAATATACTTCTTCAAGCATTTACAGTACATCATGATAACCACCCACCAGCTTGTAGAAAATGTTACTTTTAACGAGTTTGGAATTTGCACCTGTTAATGAAATATTTAGGCAGGGACAATTCTCTCCATCTGCCAAACTCTCCAAAGGGTTTACTTTTCAAATAGGTTGAATAAACTTCTTGGATGTGGGATACTTACCAACAATCATTGTATTTTTCATCTACAGGGCATATCAGTAAACAAGCACTTTCAACTTGGTTAAATGCTTAGTGTCAGAAAGTACCTTCTCCAGAAACTGACATCGGCTGATGCTTGGCTCTTCAAGACAAGCCATAGCCCCTGTCTCCACTTCAATACTTCCAAGTTCATCAATTGATCATCAAGGCCTAAAAtcttagtatttttttaaacccaccagaaaaaataatttctctccAATGAGGTAGCATCTCCAAACCTCTTCTCATATTTGCTGGAAGGTTATCATTAGTGGTCATTACTATTTGAACTATTCACGAGGACACAAAGCCATAtttgaaaacatttttcttACATTTGTTCTAACTTCTAAGGCTCGGACTTTAACATTCTATCaagtaaatattaaatacaacAATATAAGTTTTTGCAATGGAACAAGTCAAATTAacacattttgaaaattttatatagcaaTAATGTTATTTTGTCTAAGAACCTTtgtttaattttcctttcatttatatttttaaagagtATGACACTGATACATCAATTATAGGCCATGGTCGGTTTTCTTACACTTCATAGCAACACACAAATATATAGTTCTCCTAATGTGtggacatatatataaatgatttcagaatataaaataaactacATGCAGTAGATATTATATGGATGCAAAATGCCAGgtcaaactttttaaaaatcttttaattccctactttgaaatataaaaggaaaaatgcaACTGCAGCATAAACAGTAAGTGCCACAGAAAAAACTAGAATAAATGTATATATGGCCATTGCAATTACTTATCTAATAGTATAAGAAAGCATTAAGATGCAATATTTGTTCTCCGAACTCcattaaaatatccaaaaacaaaaatgacaaCAAAAGCAGCACATGAATTTTCTACTTGTACAATAGCATAGATATTACAGAAATTTGCATTTCCATATCCTTTTGAGAATCATAAAGTAAAATAGGAGCCATCACTGTGTTTGGTCTGCTGAAGTTTTTGCATGCACTTCACATAATCTGCTCGATGACAAcaagcaaaacaaaatcatatCAATTTACCGATAAAGCTTTACCACCagaaacagagaaagagagtAGCTTGACAAGGGCATGCATGACAAACCAGATAAATTTAAACATATCATCCAATTCAAAACTAACTGTCGGCTGGGTTTCAAGATTCTTCATCTGGAAAACATCATACGAATAAAGAATAATCAGTGACATTTCAATACTAAAGAGTGGAATTTTATGACTTCTAAATTACCGGTTTGCATAGCATGCaggtcaaaacaaaaataaataaagaaataaataagaagCCAAATAAATACATCAATTGAAtgtatgatttttatttactttcaatTGATTAATTACCTCTTCTTGGAATTTGATGTTAGGATCATCATCCAACTGTCTTTTACTTGCACCCTGCCCATGTAACAACTTAAACCCACACTTTTTGATCTCCCATTTCACATCTTTTCCCTCTACAAACACACGGATAGAAACTTGGGTGAAGTTGCTACAAATAGAGGACCACTTTGCCCCAAATGCACTTTCCAAATCGAACCCTGTGCACCTAATTAAGACGTGATCTTCATCTTTACTTCCAGTATGAGGCAACCAACCACCATCATAATTATAAACACAGTCATCATCACTGTTAATGTTGTTGGTTTTGAAATTCAATTCGAATCGGGTCTCAGCTACTGTAGAAGAACTATACACAAAAACAATGCAAAAGATAAAATCGAAGCGGGTATCAGTAACATTAAACCAATTTGGAGGAAGCTGGATATCGACTGAGTTCCCACGATCCGTTTTATGGCTGAACCACTCTGGAATCTCATCTCCTGGATACACCGTTTCAAGATATGAAATATCCTGTACCACATagacaataaattaatcaagTCACCGTAGAAATGATCCAGTTCATAAACTAGCTagagcatatatatgtatatatatatatatatatacacatgagaATATTCTATTGGACGACATTGGACAGCTAATTTTGTTGTTCACCTGGTTACATATAATACACTTTATGGaaaacgtatatatatatatatacagggagagagaaatatattaatatatatatatatatatacatacatccaGATCCTGAGCAATCAAAGTTCTACTGCGATCAGCAATTACTTGGTTGCGTGAGTTGCTATCCAATTTTAGACAACGgctaaaattataaatgtaatGTCTTTTTTTTACAACTACATCCTGAGCAGCCAAAGTTCCACCGTAATCAGCAATTTCGTGGTTGCCTGTGTGGATATCCAATTTTAGACTATGGTTCACTTTATAAACGTAAcgtctttctttttttgcagTCGGAGTCCTCCAAGTCCAACTTGATATTGTCTCCAGTGAGGTGCAACACTCTGCTTCGATATGAGATAAACATGGTGGAAGCTCTGGTATTGTTTTCAATCTCCCACAACCGGTTATATTCAAATATCCAAGAGATGAACTTGTACAATCCTCCGGGATTTCTGGAAGCTTTTCCAGCTTTTGGCAACGAGAAATATCCATCTCCTTGAGATATTTCATCTTCCAAATGCATTCCGGTAGACTTTTAATTGCTGTCCCACGCAATTTTAAATCCCTTATATTCAATGGAAGGTTTTCTATGCCACCTTCCAGCTTGTCACAATCACTCAGATTTAGATACTTAAGCTTGTGGAGATCCTTAAAAAATGAAGGAATTTCAACCAAATTTTTACAACCTTCAAGATTTATACGTTCAAGATTTATAGCCCCACTCAAGTTTGGGAATCGAATAAGGTGCTCTGAATATCTAAGATCCAACTTCTTTAACTTCACAGGGACCTGCAACAAaccaaaaactaataaaataaaatgattatatatatatatatatatatatacatataatacaacatgatatattatatatgcacataAGTAACTAAATAAGTTTATCATGTATAACATATACCTGCTCCTCATCCCAATTTAGCTCCACTAGTTGGCTCTCACGCATTACAAGTTCAACAACATTCTCTACCCTGAAATCTGATGGCAAATCTTTAAAACGGTATGAATCCCACTGAAAATATCTTAGCTCATTAGAATCAAATGACTCAAGACCTTCAGGTGggagatatataattttgcatgATTCCTTTTTGTGCGGCCTAGACAATCCTAGTTTTCTTAACAGTATGCCTTTCCAACCAAATCTTTTGTCACAATGCATTTTAAGGAATCGCAGATTGTTCATTTTTGAGAATGCTGTAGATTTCACATGTACATCATTTTCCAGTTCAGATTGATCCAATAATATGCCTTCAATTTCATAGCTTCCCTGAAAATCAAACCAATAAACATATAGATAAGGATACAATTTTACTAGCATAAAAGTACACCAAATAAATGTAGGAATTTATGCAATTACCGTATTTTTCGCCAATACACGAGAAATATCCTTAGCCTTCCACAGCCTAGTACGATTTCCAGGTTCTTTGCTTTCATCACAAACAATAGTCTGACCCATCTGTCGTATTAAAGAATGCATGGACAGTCCATTTTGACCTTCAATTATTAAGCACTTATCAATAAGATCGCTTATTTTTTTGGAAGCACCACCTCGATCTATTATGCTTTCAACAAATTCTCTATCAACTTCACCAAGAAAATAGCATGCAATGTCAAGAAAAGCATCCTGGATGGCTGTGTAgccttttttgtcttttctcCCTAATTGGTCAAAACTTATTCTCAACACTTTTTCAATGTTTTTGTTTGGTTCACTTTGCAGCTCCTCCAATGCACTTTCCCAATCTTTTATGCTCTTGGAGTAAAGAGAAGAACCCAAGACTTTAAGAGCTAATGGATTACCATCGGTGTAATTTGCCATTTTTTCTGATAAAGTAGCATAATCTCTTGCAAGATCCGAATTTTGCTTAAAAGCATGCAAATGGAAGAGCTCAAGAGCTTCAAAGTCATTTAACCTCTTAACCTCATAAACTTGATCAGCCACTGTCCTAAGCACCTGCACATCTCTAGATGTTACAATGATTCTACTTCCACCACCAAACTTGTACATAGATAATAAGTTGTCAAATTGGGATGTCACATCATCCAAATCATCCAAGACAATAAGGACCTTTGTACGTCTGAGTCTGTCTTGAATACTTGGGGATTCCATGCTTAGATTGTCTGTTTTATCCTTTAACAATTCACGAACAAGTTTCTCTCTCAAATGAAATTCTTCTCTATCAATGCGAAGAAAGCAATGACTTTCGAAATGATGGTATAAGTTTTGAAATACAGCCTCAGCAAGGGTGGTCTTTCCAATACCCCCCATGCCATAAAGACCAATGATACGAACATCCATTGAGCCAATGCCTAATAATCCTTCAACTTCTTTGATCTGATTTTTAATTCCAACCAAGCCCTGCTTGGAATGATCATACGTTGATGGGTATTTAGACAATTTCAACAAGATATCTTCAACAACTTTATCAATAAACTTGTATTCGGGCCTAGCAAATTCATAAGAAATAATCAAATACAACTGTTAGAAACAGAGGAtcatttttttggattaaatggGGGTAAAAGAAACAGAGGatcattaatataaattttggtgaatatttaaaagaaataaataattaggtATTTATTGATCAGATGACTTAAATTTCTATtcagtattttatatttttgcacttactgattgattaaaaaagaaatagtgcTATTAATTGTGATTTCCATCActtgttagaaaaaaatataaaagggaaaatatcatataatatggATAATTAAGGgatgtatttataatattttcgcATGATTTGATAATACATTAAACTCTGTTAGTTAGTCTCTTAAGCAAATAAGTGACAATTTacaatatacatattataaaatcaataagATAGAAATTTACCTAAAATTCTTTGAATCATAGCCGCTGAGATTGGTCACTTCCTTGAGAGCATCCCTCCATTGCTGCACCTTGTCCATTTTGTTCTTGAAACGTTGTTCATGTTTGTTAAATGCTTCTGCATAACTCCCATCCTGTTTGCGTACAATGGATGGCTCTATGCCGTAAAAAATGGGTATTATGATATCGTTGCCATATCTTTTGCAATCAAGTATGCGAACCACctcatccaaacaccatgtcGAAGAAGCAAAGTCTTTGGAAAAAACTATTATGCAAATCTTAGATTCCTTAATGGCCTCCATAATTTCTGAAATCTTATGGCCACTTTCTAGGTTTTCGTCATCTTTGAAGGTCAGGATATGCTTTTGACACAAAGCATTATAAAGATGTCCAATAAAGCCATCACGGGTGTCCTCACCTCTGAAACTGAGAAACACTTCATACTTATCTTGACAAGTagaatatgatgatgatgatgaagcaaCCAAGTTTGTAACCTGCAAACCCACAAGCAAAGTAAACTTTGAGTGCATAAATAATTGAGTGTAGCAAATTCACAATCAAGGAGAGAGATCTTCTCTTGTTCATGATCCGGGAAGTCCATTATCTGCTTATATTCGGTATCACCAAAAGGTGTGTATTAGTGCATGAAAATTGGACAATTAACACATATGATATAAGTCTATGTAGGCTGATCCTGAGCAAAGATTATGTCCAATTTAGTCGGATAAGCAAAACATAGGATGGCAGCTAAAAGTATGCGAAATGTCATATAAAAGGAACTATGTTTTGGTGGTTATAGACAAACTTGAGTATCtattaactttaaaataaagcaaaacaagttaattaAGGTGTCTTTTGATAACATGAATAGTTTTAGTGTTTGTTGTTTAGTTTTTTCTACCTGATAATGTGTAATTTGATTATGTCATGTGTTAACTAATGGTAATTATAGTGTGTTAAAGATTTTAGACAACTATAAAtttgaaggaaagaaaaaaaataaaaaaaataaaaaaaccaaaaaccaatacAATTTGAAGTTGTGTTCAATTTGGCCTttatgtctttttcttttcttccttaatCTTGTAGTGaacttaaatatttaacaaattgtaACCATCACTAATTAATACttaatataaacaaattaaattaattccaAAAAATTAAGCAGGGAAAAAgcaatactaaaattaaaaacaaccaCCTTACCAAGCAGCACTTAAATTTACCTTGTTGGGGACCTTATATAGAATATTGCTTAAGCCAGGccttaattttttatgaaagccTGAATACCTGCGTGAAAAGTCGCAAGCCATAATTTAGAAGGTCTAAAGGCCTAAAGCACATACAATAcgagtatatgtatatatatataaattctcaaGACAAGAATTGTCCTAATAAGTATGGTTTTTCATGACCTCTTTTCAGATTTGAATCACTTTAAAAGTTAAGatgtaaaaatgtatttaaaatttgtatttgtaCTAACAGAGATCTTGAAGTAACTCAAGGGCTCATAAAAAAggttttaattgaaaattcatCCGGACCTGgtgagataatatatatatatatatatatttctatatatttatgtatatgtgtatatgatTCTATTCCTTTGCAGGTAGCGTGCTTTATGTCATACATTCTCTCCACtcacaaacttaaaaaaaaaataaaaaatgatgaagagTGTTGCCAAGATTTTCTAGTACTTTTGGTTTTATCTTTTACTACCAGTACTAGTCTAGATTGCTAGACCCACGGACTCAATGTTCTAAGCATGGGTTGGGTTCAATATAATCTTGAACTAACATTTTAGGAATCTTGAATGGTGGTCatgtgtgtgtgagagaaaGAAGGTTTTGTTGATCCAAATAACGCAAAAAACAGAACAGAAATTAAGTTGGAAAGAGAACGTAACTGATTGTGTATGGTTCGGTTACGGCTTCGTTTATTACGAAATAGGCATGCGGAGTTGTGCGCAGTATTGAAGAGTACTGTAGAACCCATGTACGAGTTGGGGAAGCAAAATCTTGGTGACAAAGAAAGTATACCAGAGTACAGCACCATCAGATCTGGAAGAAGAAGGTGGACAAAACGGTGTCGTATTAGGAACCGCTGTTTTAGGAGTGGAAAAACCCAGTGTCAGAACGTAGCTGGTTGCTCAAAAACGTTAGTTTTAGGAGAGGTTTACTTGGAAAGCTGCGTTAAACTTTACTCCGCTTTGGGAAACTTATTAATCTACTTTgggtaaaattacaaaatacccCCTTTAACTTTCAAGattgtcatttttttatatgaaatttttgtaatttcatgtactcttaaattaatttagttGTAGAAAGTTACAATAATACCCCCTTTTATTTGGACCTTCCGATTTTAGttgaaaatatgagatttttttctctaattattCAAAAGTTGAATGTAACAAATGATAGTAATGACCTTCTTAAGTTCTTTCTTTTTAAGTAAGATACTCCGTATGTCTACAGTCCTCCACATTAAGGTTTTCAACTTGAATAATTGTAATGactaaaagataaataaggTAGAATATCTAAAATCCTTATCCTTAGGTGAAGTTAAGATTGCAATAGCCATTTTTAAGCATCTTTAATGctctataaatttttaaaattttatttactataCAAGAAATATAAACATTCATTCAAAAAACATCTCTCAAATggttttctttaaatattttgcgACAAAGAAACCGTATATTTTAGACGgtcaaaaacaatatttatcaagaatattatttttttgcataggaaaaaattaatagatagacattattaattattattattattttatttaaaaaaataattattgaaaatgcttatattagtaaaaaaataatccaCATAGATTGCAATCCACATACCTATTGGAAATGCTCTCCCTCAATCCAGATTAGATCTTGACCGTGGGTTGCttaccaataaataaaaaaaatagagtaaaaCCCTTCTATAGTGCTAGGGAGGACTAGGGGCTTGCGTTTCTCTATGCCAAGATAATATAgacaaatcaatatataatgcaTGTGCCACCGACCATCACTGACTACTTCATGTGcaaagtttttgttttctttcttaaatagaatatattaattaggaTGATTCTTCTCGTT comes from Ziziphus jujuba cultivar Dongzao chromosome 6, ASM3175591v1 and encodes:
- the LOC112488917 gene encoding disease resistance protein RUN1 isoform X2; the encoded protein is MVLYSGILSLSPRFCFPNSYMGSTVLFNTAHNSACLFRNKRSRNRTIHNQYSGFHKKLRPGLSNILYKVPNKVTNLVASSSSSYSTCQDKYEVFLSFRGEDTRDGFIGHLYNALCQKHILTFKDDENLESGHKISEIMEAIKESKICIIVFSKDFASSTWCLDEVVRILDCKRYGNDIIIPIFYGIEPSIVRKQDGSYAEAFNKHEQRFKNKMDKVQQWRDALKEVTNLSGYDSKNFRPEYKFIDKVVEDILLKLSKYPSTYDHSKQGLVGIKNQIKEVEGLLGIGSMDVRIIGLYGMGGIGKTTLAEAVFQNLYHHFESHCFLRIDREEFHLREKLVRELLKDKTDNLSMESPSIQDRLRRTKVLIVLDDLDDVTSQFDNLLSMYKFGGGSRIIVTSRDVQVLRTVADQVYEVKRLNDFEALELFHLHAFKQNSDLARDYATLSEKMANYTDGNPLALKVLGSSLYSKSIKDWESALEELQSEPNKNIEKVLRISFDQLGRKDKKGYTAIQDAFLDIACYFLGEVDREFVESIIDRGGASKKISDLIDKCLIIEGQNGLSMHSLIRQMGQTIVCDESKEPGNRTRLWKAKDISRVLAKNTGSYEIEGILLDQSELENDVHVKSTAFSKMNNLRFLKMHCDKRFGWKGILLRKLGLSRPHKKESCKIIYLPPEGLESFDSNELRYFQWDSYRFKDLPSDFRVENVVELVMRESQLVELNWDEEQVPVKLKKLDLRYSEHLIRFPNLSGAINLERINLEGCKNLVEIPSFFKDLHKLKYLNLSDCDKLEGGIENLPLNIRDLKLRGTAIKSLPECIWKMKYLKEMDISRCQKLEKLPEIPEDCTSSSLGYLNITGCGRLKTIPELPPCLSHIEAECCTSLETISSWTWRTPTAKKERRYVYKVNHSLKLDIHTGNHEIADYGGTLAAQDVVVKKRHYIYNFSRCLKLDSNSRNQVIADRSRTLIAQDLDDISYLETVYPGDEIPEWFSHKTDRGNSVDIQLPPNWFNVTDTRFDFIFCIVFVYSSSTVAETRFELNFKTNNINSDDDCVYNYDGGWLPHTGSKDEDHVLIRCTGFDLESAFGAKWSSICSNFTQVSIRVFVEGKDVKWEIKKCGFKLLHGQGASKRQLDDDPNIKFQEEMKNLETQPTVSFELDDMFKFI
- the LOC112488917 gene encoding disease resistance protein RML1B isoform X1; this encodes MVLYSGILSLSPRFCFPNSYMGSTVLFNTAHNSACLFRNKRSRNRTIHNQYSGFHKKLRPGLSNILYKVPNKVTNLVASSSSSYSTCQDKYEVFLSFRGEDTRDGFIGHLYNALCQKHILTFKDDENLESGHKISEIMEAIKESKICIIVFSKDFASSTWCLDEVVRILDCKRYGNDIIIPIFYGIEPSIVRKQDGSYAEAFNKHEQRFKNKMDKVQQWRDALKEVTNLSGYDSKNFRPEYKFIDKVVEDILLKLSKYPSTYDHSKQGLVGIKNQIKEVEGLLGIGSMDVRIIGLYGMGGIGKTTLAEAVFQNLYHHFESHCFLRIDREEFHLREKLVRELLKDKTDNLSMESPSIQDRLRRTKVLIVLDDLDDVTSQFDNLLSMYKFGGGSRIIVTSRDVQVLRTVADQVYEVKRLNDFEALELFHLHAFKQNSDLARDYATLSEKMANYTDGNPLALKVLGSSLYSKSIKDWESALEELQSEPNKNIEKVLRISFDQLGRKDKKGYTAIQDAFLDIACYFLGEVDREFVESIIDRGGASKKISDLIDKCLIIEGQNGLSMHSLIRQMGQTIVCDESKEPGNRTRLWKAKDISRVLAKNTGSYEIEGILLDQSELENDVHVKSTAFSKMNNLRFLKMHCDKRFGWKGILLRKLGLSRPHKKESCKIIYLPPEGLESFDSNELRYFQWDSYRFKDLPSDFRVENVVELVMRESQLVELNWDEEQVPVKLKKLDLRYSEHLIRFPNLSGAINLERINLEGCKNLVEIPSFFKDLHKLKYLNLSDCDKLEGGIENLPLNIRDLKLRGTAIKSLPECIWKMKYLKEMDISRCQKLEKLPEIPEDCTSSSLGYLNITGCGRLKTIPELPPCLSHIEAECCTSLETISSWTWRTPTAKKERRYVYKVNHSLKLDIHTGNHEIADYGGTLAAQDVVVKKRHYIYNFSRCLKLDSNSRNQVIADRSRTLIAQDLDDISYLETVYPGDEIPEWFSHKTDRGNSVDIQLPPNWFNVTDTRFDFIFCIVFVYSSSTVAETRFELNFKTNNINSDDDCVYNYDGGWLPHTGSKDEDHVLIRCTGFDLESAFGAKWSSICSNFTQVSIRVFVEGKDVKWEIKKCGFKLLHGQGASKRQLDDDPNIKFQEEMKNLETQPTVSFELDDMFKFIWFVMHALVKLLSFSVSGGKALSVN